A genomic region of Corticium candelabrum chromosome 22, ooCorCand1.1, whole genome shotgun sequence contains the following coding sequences:
- the LOC134196968 gene encoding cadherin-23-like yields MLCLQVTATDNDIGLFGELLYSIIDGSVDNRFDINNKTGEIRNTKVLDREQRNSYRLIVQAKDRGPEEWTHSAVVNIAVNDINDNHPQLDKPITFKIVENSPVGTPVAIFSVRTLSL; encoded by the exons ATGTTGTGTTTGCAGGTAACAGCCACTGATAATGATATTGGACTGTTTGGCGAACTGTTATACTCGATTATTGATGGAAGTGTCGATAACCGCTTTGACATTAACAACAAGACTGGTGAGATCAGGAACACAAAGGTGCTAGATCGTGAGCAGCGGAATTCATACCGTCTCATTGTACAAGCTAAAGATAGAGGACCAGAAGAGTG GACACATTCGGCAGTTGTGAATATTGCCGTGAATGACATCAATGATAATCATCCACAGCTTGACAAGCCTATTACCTTCAAAATCGTTGAAAACAGTCCTGTTGGCACTCCAGTTGCAATATTTTCGGTGAGAACACTCAGTTTATAA